The proteins below are encoded in one region of Candidatus Methylomirabilota bacterium:
- the pilM gene encoding type IV pilus assembly protein PilM, producing MGLFGMGKRPLTFGLDIGSSSIKAIELREGKGGWGLTAFAQVALPRDVISEGSIKEPGLVSDAVRECVQKAGIKGTGAVISVSGREGIMKRVPLPKVTPKELADAITLEAEHHIPFAVDDVFLDYEVVGESVNSMSVVLVAVKKVKVLEYVAVVEQAGLEALVVDLDAFAIQNQFELNHPEPADEAVALIDIGATVMKTNVVRGGTSVFARDVPFGGHNYTQAIAQRLNIPFEKAEAAKQGQDVGVAWDDLVPALEAVSRDLSMEVQRTFDYFASTAESERIGRIVLSGGCARLAGIDEFLSSSWGVPVEVARPLERVEHDAGQFSADELDQAGPLLAVAVGLGLRRPGDKGA from the coding sequence ATGGGGTTGTTCGGAATGGGCAAGAGGCCCTTGACCTTTGGGCTCGACATTGGGTCCAGCTCGATCAAAGCGATCGAGCTCCGTGAAGGGAAAGGCGGGTGGGGCCTCACGGCATTCGCCCAGGTCGCCCTACCCCGTGACGTGATCAGCGAGGGCAGCATCAAGGAGCCCGGTCTCGTCAGCGACGCCGTCAGGGAATGCGTGCAGAAGGCCGGCATCAAGGGCACCGGCGCGGTCATCTCGGTCTCGGGACGCGAAGGCATCATGAAGCGTGTCCCCCTGCCCAAGGTGACGCCGAAGGAGCTGGCCGACGCCATCACGCTGGAGGCCGAGCACCACATCCCCTTCGCCGTGGACGACGTCTTCCTCGACTACGAGGTCGTGGGCGAGTCGGTCAACTCCATGTCGGTGGTCCTGGTCGCGGTGAAGAAGGTCAAGGTGCTCGAATACGTCGCGGTCGTGGAGCAGGCCGGCCTCGAGGCCCTCGTTGTGGACCTCGACGCCTTCGCAATCCAGAACCAGTTCGAGCTGAACCATCCGGAGCCGGCCGACGAGGCCGTGGCGCTGATCGACATCGGCGCCACCGTCATGAAGACCAACGTCGTGCGCGGCGGCACCTCCGTCTTCGCGCGTGACGTCCCCTTCGGCGGCCACAACTACACCCAGGCCATCGCCCAGCGGCTCAACATCCCCTTCGAGAAGGCCGAGGCGGCCAAGCAGGGCCAGGACGTCGGAGTCGCCTGGGACGATCTCGTGCCCGCCCTCGAGGCCGTGTCGCGCGACCTCTCGATGGAGGTCCAGCGCACCTTCGACTACTTCGCGTCGACGGCCGAGTCGGAGCGCATCGGCCGCATCGTGCTGTCGGGCGGCTGCGCGCGGCTCGCGGGGATCGACGAGTTCCTGTCCTCCTCATGGGGTGTCCCGGTGGAAGTCGCACGGCCGCTCGAGCGCGTGGAGCATGACGCCGGCCAGTTCTCGGCCGATGAGCTCGACCAGGCCGGGCCCCTCCTGGCCGTGGCCGTGGGGCTCGGGCTGCGGCGTCCGGGAGACAAGGGCGCATGA